A section of the Dehalobacter sp. DCM genome encodes:
- the lysS gene encoding lysine--tRNA ligase yields the protein MDNLEMNELMRIRVDKLQTLRDNGIEPYADRFLRTHMSTDIIDNFAELEEQPVSIAGRIMSKRDQGKVLFMHVHDLKGKIQLYIRIDALGEDAFELVKTFDIGDIIGVQGIVFRTKRGEISVKAEKITLLSKSLRPLPEKFHGLTNVDTRYRQRYLDLIMNDEVKETFIIRNKIIRTMREYLEGKDFLEVETPTLMTIAGGATARPFITHHNALDMDLYLRIALELPLKRLIVGGFEKVFEIGRNFRNEGISIKHNPEFTMMELYQAYANYEDIMNLMEDMIVYIVEKVHNTMEITYQGEKINFAKPWRRLQMLDAIKEYSGIDFNQIKTDDEARRVAAEKGLDVGNASRGKIINEFFEEFVEDKLIQPTFIIGHPVDISPLAKRNAINPEFTDRFEVFIYGREMGNAFSELNDPIDQRGRFEKQVKEREQGDDEAHMMDEDFLQALEYGLPPTGGLGVGIDRLVMLLTDSPSIRDVILFPTMKPREE from the coding sequence ATGGATAATCTCGAAATGAATGAATTGATGCGAATACGTGTGGATAAGCTTCAGACGCTAAGGGACAACGGAATTGAGCCCTATGCCGATCGCTTTCTTCGAACGCACATGTCAACGGATATTATTGATAATTTTGCCGAACTGGAAGAGCAGCCGGTCAGTATAGCGGGAAGAATCATGTCCAAGAGAGACCAGGGCAAGGTACTCTTTATGCATGTTCACGATTTGAAAGGAAAAATTCAGTTATATATCCGTATCGATGCCTTAGGTGAAGATGCATTTGAATTGGTAAAGACGTTTGACATTGGGGATATCATTGGCGTTCAGGGAATTGTTTTTCGCACGAAGCGGGGTGAAATTTCAGTTAAGGCAGAAAAAATAACGCTCCTGTCAAAATCATTAAGACCATTGCCTGAAAAATTCCATGGGTTGACCAATGTCGATACCCGTTATCGTCAGCGTTATCTCGATTTGATTATGAATGATGAAGTAAAAGAAACTTTTATCATCCGGAATAAGATCATCCGGACAATGCGTGAATACTTGGAGGGCAAAGATTTTCTTGAGGTAGAAACACCAACTCTGATGACAATTGCGGGTGGTGCCACTGCCCGGCCATTTATTACTCACCACAATGCCCTAGATATGGATCTATATTTGAGGATTGCCCTCGAACTTCCATTAAAACGACTTATTGTCGGCGGTTTCGAAAAGGTATTCGAAATAGGACGTAATTTTCGTAACGAGGGAATTTCGATCAAACATAATCCTGAATTTACAATGATGGAGCTTTATCAGGCTTATGCCAATTATGAAGATATTATGAATCTCATGGAAGATATGATTGTCTATATTGTTGAAAAGGTTCATAACACCATGGAAATAACCTATCAGGGTGAAAAAATCAATTTTGCTAAACCCTGGCGGCGTCTGCAGATGTTAGATGCGATTAAGGAATATTCTGGTATTGATTTTAACCAAATTAAAACGGACGATGAGGCTAGAAGGGTGGCCGCTGAAAAAGGTCTGGACGTAGGGAATGCATCCAGAGGCAAAATTATCAATGAGTTTTTTGAGGAATTCGTGGAGGATAAACTTATACAGCCAACGTTTATTATTGGGCATCCCGTTGATATTTCGCCGCTCGCGAAGAGAAACGCGATTAACCCTGAATTCACTGATCGATTTGAAGTATTTATTTATGGTCGTGAAATGGGCAATGCTTTTTCAGAGCTAAACGATCCTATTGATCAAAGAGGACGATTTGAGAAGCAGGTTAAGGAAAGAGAGCAGGGCGATGACGAGGCTCACATGATGGATGAAGATTTCCTTCAAGCTCTGGAATACGGACTCCCGCCTACAGGTGGGCTCGGTGTAGGTATTGATCGGTTGGTAATGCTTCTGACTGATTCGCCGTCCATCAGAGATGTCATATTATTTCCGACGATGAAACCCCGCGAGGAATAA